A single region of the Verrucomicrobiota bacterium genome encodes:
- the carB gene encoding carbamoyl-phosphate synthase large subunit: MPKRTDIHSILIVGSGPIIIGQACEFDYSGTQACKALREEGYRVILINSNPATIMTDPEFADRTYIEPITPECVEKIIVREKATMAAMGAQGKLVLLPTLGGQTALNTAMSLHRNGALERHGIEMIGANAHAIERGEDRQVFKDLMISIGLDVPVSGTAHTLDEARTVAERIGRFPVIIRPAYTLGGTGGGIAYNREEFEEITKRGLDLSPVTEILVEESLLGWKEFEMEVMRDKADNCVIICSIENFDPMGIHTGDSITVAPVQTLTDKEYQIMRDASFAVIRAVGVETGGSNIQFAVNPDNGRMTIIEMNPRVSRSSALASKATGFPIAKIAAKLAVGYLLDEIRNDITRETPASFEPTIDYVVTKVPRFAFEKFPQADPTLNTQMKSVGEAMAIGRTFKESLQKALRSLEIGRSGLGGDGKPWRIGTEVYGDRDILPRDVITRKLSVPNAERIFFLRHALRAGFTLEEIFELTKIDRWFLTQLKEIVDFEEVLAAEKQ, encoded by the coding sequence ATGCCGAAGCGCACGGACATACATTCGATTCTGATCGTCGGTTCCGGCCCAATCATCATTGGGCAGGCTTGTGAGTTTGATTATTCCGGTACCCAGGCGTGCAAGGCCCTCCGCGAAGAGGGGTACCGCGTCATCCTGATCAACTCCAATCCGGCCACCATCATGACGGACCCGGAATTTGCCGACCGCACCTATATTGAGCCGATTACGCCGGAGTGCGTGGAGAAGATCATTGTCCGCGAGAAAGCGACGATGGCGGCCATGGGTGCCCAGGGCAAACTGGTGCTGCTGCCCACCCTCGGCGGACAGACCGCCCTCAACACCGCCATGTCCCTTCACCGCAACGGCGCATTGGAGCGGCACGGCATCGAAATGATCGGCGCCAACGCGCACGCCATTGAACGAGGCGAAGACCGTCAGGTCTTCAAGGATTTGATGATTTCCATCGGGTTGGATGTGCCTGTCAGCGGCACCGCCCATACCTTGGACGAGGCCCGCACGGTGGCGGAGAGGATTGGCCGGTTTCCGGTTATCATCCGACCCGCGTACACCCTGGGTGGCACCGGCGGCGGTATTGCGTATAACCGCGAGGAATTCGAGGAAATTACCAAGCGCGGGCTCGACCTTTCGCCGGTGACCGAAATCCTCGTCGAGGAATCCCTGCTCGGCTGGAAGGAATTCGAAATGGAAGTGATGCGCGACAAGGCGGATAACTGCGTCATCATCTGCTCCATCGAAAATTTTGATCCCATGGGCATCCACACCGGCGACTCCATCACCGTGGCGCCGGTCCAGACGCTGACGGACAAAGAGTACCAGATCATGCGCGATGCCTCGTTCGCGGTCATTCGCGCGGTAGGCGTGGAAACCGGCGGATCGAACATCCAGTTTGCGGTGAACCCGGACAACGGGCGCATGACGATCATTGAGATGAATCCGCGGGTGTCGCGCTCTTCGGCGCTGGCCTCAAAAGCCACCGGCTTCCCGATTGCCAAGATTGCCGCCAAGCTCGCCGTGGGCTACCTGCTCGACGAAATCCGCAACGACATCACCCGCGAGACCCCGGCCAGCTTTGAGCCGACCATTGATTACGTGGTCACCAAGGTGCCGCGGTTTGCCTTCGAGAAATTTCCGCAGGCCGATCCCACCCTCAATACCCAGATGAAATCCGTGGGCGAGGCCATGGCCATTGGGCGCACCTTCAAGGAGTCTCTGCAAAAGGCGCTGCGTTCGCTGGAAATCGGGCGCTCCGGCCTGGGCGGCGACGGCAAGCCATGGCGCATTGGCACCGAGGTGTACGGCGACCGGGATATTCTCCCGCGCGATGTCATCACGCGCAAACTCAGCGTGCCAAACGCCGAGCGCATTTTCTTTTTGCGTCACGCCCTGCGGGCGGGCTTCACGCTCGAAGAAATTTTTGAGCTGACCAAGATTGACCGTTGGTTCCTGACGCAGCTCAAAGAAATCGTGGATTTCGAGGAAGTGCTGGCCGCCGAAAAACAGTAG
- a CDS encoding DUF3516 domain-containing protein, translating to MADKLYDLLPRDECPGNDLLLGRFLEYAEGRGLTLYPAQEAALLELFEEKNVILNTPTGSGKSLVAAALHFKAIAQGRRSVYTCPIKALVNEKWLALCREFGPENVGLSTGDASVNRDAPILCCTAEILANIALRQGEKAPFLDVVMDEFHYYADRERGGAWQIPLLTLPQSRFLLMSATLGDTAFFEEELTRLTGKTTVAIQSVDRPVPLEYSYAETPLAQTLEILVSNGRSPVYVVHFTQLEAAQSAQDFTSINVCTREEKNALAAALEGFKFTSPYGPDLKKWLRHGIGLHHAGLLPKYRVLVEQLAQKGLLKVICGTDTLGVGINVPIRTVLFSRLCKYDGQKTGILSARDFHQIGGRAGRKGFDDKGWVVVQAPEHVVENLKLEEKSARDGKKFVKRRPPEQNFVNWDKNTFRRLITAPPERLTSRFQVTHAMLLNMLSREGDGCRAMQRLIKCCHDAPKARAVHRQRAWQLFRSLVERRIIEFIPRTEAGAHLRVNVALQDDFSMDQTLSLYLLDTIPFLTTPSTANPDTAAVPPATNQAPGETTPVPSEPPAPSTDNFELDLLTLVESILEDPDVILRKQLNRVKDHKMAEMKQQGVEYDARMEELEKCEYPKPKREFIYATFNAFAAKHPWVGQENIRPKSIAREMFEQFRTFADYIKDYELQRAEGVLLRYLSSVHKVLAQTVPDAAKTDTLREMELYLYTMIRQVDSSLLDEWEKMRNPNYQPLAPQPEARPPGAEAAAADITRDTKAFTALIRNTVFTFLRGLAVGEYELALGQLTAPEPPGEPWTVARLATAMDQYFAEHQQLCLDPNARNARHTYVTPSEDKSAWHVQQMLVDPEGHNDWVAEFTVDLAQSRAAGAPVLRLIKLGSLG from the coding sequence GTGGCTGATAAACTTTACGATCTTCTACCGCGCGACGAGTGTCCCGGCAACGACCTGTTGCTGGGGCGGTTCCTGGAGTATGCGGAAGGCCGGGGGCTGACGCTGTATCCCGCCCAGGAAGCCGCCCTGCTCGAATTGTTCGAGGAAAAGAACGTCATCCTGAACACCCCCACTGGTTCCGGCAAATCGCTGGTGGCGGCGGCGTTGCATTTCAAGGCGATTGCCCAGGGCCGGCGCTCGGTGTACACGTGCCCGATCAAGGCGCTGGTCAATGAAAAGTGGCTGGCGTTGTGCCGCGAGTTTGGACCCGAAAATGTCGGGCTCAGCACCGGGGATGCCTCGGTGAACCGGGACGCACCCATCCTGTGCTGCACGGCGGAAATCCTGGCCAACATTGCGCTGCGCCAGGGGGAGAAAGCGCCCTTCCTGGATGTCGTCATGGACGAGTTTCATTATTACGCGGACCGCGAGCGCGGCGGGGCCTGGCAGATACCGTTGTTGACGCTGCCGCAGTCGCGGTTCCTGCTGATGTCCGCCACGTTGGGAGACACCGCCTTCTTCGAAGAAGAGTTGACGCGGTTGACTGGCAAAACCACGGTGGCGATTCAATCCGTGGATCGTCCGGTGCCGCTGGAATACTCATATGCGGAAACGCCGCTGGCGCAAACGTTGGAAATCCTGGTATCCAATGGGCGTAGTCCCGTCTATGTGGTGCATTTTACGCAACTCGAAGCCGCCCAAAGCGCGCAGGATTTCACCAGCATCAATGTCTGCACTCGCGAGGAAAAGAACGCCCTGGCCGCCGCGCTGGAAGGTTTCAAGTTCACCAGCCCGTATGGACCGGATTTGAAGAAATGGCTGCGGCACGGCATTGGCCTGCATCATGCCGGACTGTTGCCAAAGTATCGCGTACTGGTGGAACAACTCGCGCAAAAGGGCCTGCTCAAAGTGATCTGCGGCACGGACACCCTGGGGGTCGGCATCAACGTCCCCATCCGCACCGTGCTCTTCTCAAGGCTCTGCAAGTATGACGGCCAAAAGACCGGCATTCTCAGCGCGCGGGATTTCCATCAGATTGGCGGACGCGCCGGACGCAAGGGGTTCGATGACAAGGGCTGGGTGGTGGTACAGGCGCCCGAGCATGTGGTGGAAAATTTGAAGCTCGAGGAAAAATCCGCGCGCGACGGCAAGAAGTTTGTCAAACGCCGGCCGCCGGAACAGAACTTTGTCAACTGGGACAAGAACACCTTTCGCCGGCTCATCACCGCGCCGCCGGAGCGGTTGACCTCGCGTTTTCAGGTCACGCACGCCATGTTGCTCAACATGCTCAGCCGCGAGGGCGACGGTTGCCGGGCGATGCAGCGGCTCATAAAATGCTGCCATGATGCCCCCAAAGCCAGGGCTGTGCACCGCCAGCGCGCCTGGCAGTTGTTTCGCTCGCTGGTGGAACGCCGGATCATCGAGTTCATTCCCCGCACCGAGGCGGGCGCGCACCTGCGCGTCAATGTCGCGTTGCAGGATGATTTTTCGATGGATCAAACTCTGTCGCTCTACCTGCTCGACACGATTCCGTTTTTAACCACGCCGTCCACGGCCAACCCGGACACCGCCGCTGTGCCACCCGCTACGAATCAGGCACCCGGTGAGACCACGCCCGTCCCGTCGGAGCCACCCGCGCCGTCCACCGATAATTTTGAACTCGATCTGCTCACCCTCGTCGAATCCATTCTGGAAGACCCAGACGTTATTTTGCGCAAGCAACTCAACCGGGTGAAGGATCACAAGATGGCTGAGATGAAGCAGCAGGGCGTGGAATATGACGCGCGCATGGAGGAGTTGGAAAAGTGCGAATACCCCAAGCCGAAGCGGGAGTTTATTTACGCCACCTTCAACGCGTTCGCCGCCAAACATCCCTGGGTGGGCCAGGAAAATATCCGTCCCAAATCCATTGCCCGGGAGATGTTCGAGCAATTCCGCACCTTTGCCGATTACATAAAGGATTACGAGTTGCAACGCGCCGAGGGCGTGCTCCTGCGGTACTTGTCCAGCGTTCACAAGGTCCTGGCGCAAACCGTGCCGGACGCCGCCAAGACGGATACCCTGCGGGAAATGGAACTGTACCTGTACACCATGATCCGCCAGGTGGATTCCAGCCTGCTTGATGAGTGGGAAAAAATGCGGAATCCCAACTACCAGCCGCTCGCGCCGCAACCCGAGGCGCGGCCGCCGGGCGCAGAAGCCGCCGCCGCCGACATCACCCGCGACACCAAGGCGTTCACGGCCCTCATCCGCAACACTGTCTTTACGTTCTTGCGCGGACTCGCCGTCGGCGAATACGAACTGGCGCTGGGGCAATTAACCGCGCCGGAACCACCAGGTGAACCATGGACGGTCGCCCGCCTGGCGACGGCCATGGACCAATACTTCGCCGAGCATCAACAGCTTTGTCTGGACCCCAACGCGCGCAATGCACGCCACACCTACGTGACACCTTCCGAAGACAAAAGCGCCTGGCACGTTCAACAAATGCTGGTGGATCCCGAGGGGCACAACGATTGGGTGGCGGAATTTACCGTGGATCTGGCTCAATCACGCGCCGCTGGCGCACCAGTACTGCGGTTAATCAAGCTGGGCAGCCTCGGTTGA